In Bradyrhizobium guangdongense, the sequence GATAACGATGCACGAGCGGTCCGTCACCCGCCATCGCCGCATGAGCGATCTCGCTGCTGCTGGCGATCGCGCCGTCGATCAGCCGCCGGAACTCGTTTCTCTCAGCGATGTCCGCCCGCGCCCAATCGTTGCAACGCTGCAGACGATCGCGCAGTACACCTGCCGCGGCGACGGTATCCCCGGCGTGTGCAGGTGCGGGCTGCTCGCCGAACCGAGTGGCTGCGATGCGCAACTTTTCCATGGCGGGCGCGATCTCGAAGACGCAGTCGCCGAGATCGTAGAGGCCGGACTGGCGTCGAAGCTGATGGAATGATTGGCGGAGCAGTTGCAGCTCGCGGCCGGCGGCGACATTGTCTCCGCTGTCCAGTGCGTGCGCGACGGCTCCAAGCCGCTCGCCGCCCCGGCTGAGAAATTCCGTCAGGGGTGCCGCCGTGTGAGGCGACGGGAAACTCGATGCATTTGTCTCGAGCCGCTTCCAGGCTGTCACCGCCTCCTCGGTCTCCATCTGCGCCAATGCGGTGTTTCCGGTTCGCGCGTAGCTCGCGGCCGTGCGCAGATTGGCCATGACAGGCTCCATCGCCGACGCGAAATCCTTCGCGCCGTCGCTCTCGGCGCCCAACGCGAGCGTGCTCCAGGCCAGCAACGCCAAAAGCGCGATGATGCAGCGCAAGATCGGAAATCCTTGTCATATTCCTGTATTCGAATATCATAATAAATCTGGCGCAACTCGCAACATCCTCGAAGGCTGAAATTCCCGATGTCTCTCAGCAGGTCGACGCGTCGTGGTTTTCTGGCATTAGCCTCTAGCGCCGCCCTGGCCGCGGGCCGCGGTGTGGCCGTGGCCGAGCCCGCGCTGGGAGATGACGGCCTCTATCACGAGCCTTGGTTCCTGCAGAGCTTCCTCGACCTGCGCGAGGACCTCGAGAGCGCTGCCGTTAACGGCAAGCGCCTCGTCATCATGTGGGAGCTGCGCGGTTGTCCCTATTGCCGCGAAACGCATCTGGTGAATTTCGCCGATGCCGGCATTGCGAACTACATCCGCGACAATTTCGAAGTGCTCCAGCTCAACCTGATCGGGTCCCGTAAGGTTACGGATTTCGATCGTCAGGAGCTGTCCGAGAAGGACCTTGCCCAGAAATACGGGATCAGGTTCACCCCGACGTTTCAATTCTTTCCGCCGTCATCCAGCGGCATCGAGGCGAAGGATTCGATGGCGCGGGAAGTCGCGCGAGCGCCCGGCTACCTGAAGCCGCAGCATTTTCTGGCGATGTTCCGTTTCGTGCGGGAGCGCGCCTATGAGCGCGGCTCGTTCAAGGATTTCCTCGCCTCCAGCGGCTAGTCCCGTGTGGCCTGCAGATTTATCTTGACGACATCAAATATATGAACATATCATAATAAATGAATATTACGGATCGTTGGATCCGTCGTCAACGAGGCGGGCGTCACCTCGCCATCAAGGGTAGGAAACATGCGGCGCTCGCTTGCTGCTGCGTTTGCTTTATGTCTGATGGTCGGAACCGTGTACGCGCAGGAGCCGATCAAGCTCGACGTCGTCAACGATTCCCTGCCGAAATCCCTGACCAGTTCGCCCGGCAATGCCGACGCCGGCAAGAAGGTGTTCCTGACCCGCACGCTCGGCAATTGCCTCGCCTGCCACCAGGTCACCAGCCTGAAATCCGAGGAATTCCACGGCGAGTTTGGTCCGTCGCTCGACGGCGTCGCCGGCCGCTACAGCGAGGCGCAACTGCGCCTCATCGTCGCCGACCCCAAGCGCATCTTCACCGATACGGTCATGCCGGCGTTCTTCAAGAACGACGGCTTGAGCCGGGTGCGCCCGGAGTTCGTCGGCAAATCCATTCTGACGGCCTCGCAGGTCGAGGATGTCATCGCTTTTCTCAAAACGCTGAACTGACGGCGAGGAGGATCAGGAATGAAAGCCATCAATCGACGGCAGGCATTTGCGCTTGGGGGCGGCTTCGTCATGCTGACCCTGATGCCCATGGCGGCCGATGCCGAAGTGACGAACGACGCGGCGAAGTGGATCGAGAAGTTCACCGGCGGCAAGACGCCTGCCAAGGGCAAGATTTCGCTCGATCTGCCCGAGATCGCGGAGAACGGCAACACCGTGCCGCTGTCGATCAACATCGAGAGCCCGATGACCGCGGAGTCCTACGTCAAGGACGTCATGATCATCGCGGACGGCAACCCGAATGCGGGCGTCGCGTCGCTGTCGTTCACGCCGCTGTCGGGCAAGGCGGAAGCATCGATCCGCATCCGGCTCGCGACCACGCAGAACGTGGTGGCGATCGCGAAGATGAGCGACGGATCGCTGTTTACGGAGCAGAAGACCGTGAAGGTCACCATCGGCGGCTGCGGCGGCTAAGGGCTCAGGAGAGAAAAGATGGCAGACAAACCGCGCATCAAGCTTCCGAAGGAAGCGGCCAAGGGCGAGGTCATCCAGATCAAGACCCTGGTTTCGCACGTCATGGAATCCGGCCAGCGCAAGGACGCGCAGGGCAAGACCATTCCGCGCAAGATCATCAACAAGTTCGCCTGCGAGTTCAACGGCAAACCCGTTTTCTCCTGCGTGCTGGAGCCGGCGATCTCGGCCAATCCCTACATCCAGTTCGATGCCAAGGTGGACGAGGCCGGGACGTTCAAGTTCTCCTGGACCGACGACGACGGCACGGTGATCGCAGCCGAAGAGAAGATTGCGCTCAAGGCCTGATGCGCGCGGCGCTTCGAGGGAGGGACGGATGCTGCAACGATATGTTGGGCTCGCTGCCGCGGCCGTCGTGTTCGCGTCGGTCGTGACCTGCGCCTCCGCGCAGGAAGCCGAACGCAAGGGCATCCCGGCGCCGCCCGGGCACGTGTTCAAGACCATCATCTCCGGCTACGAATTCCGCAGTAAGGAGACCCGTGCGCTACAGGACGACGACCTCGAAAATCCGGGCTTTCTGGCCGTCGAGCGAGCCGCCGACGTCTGGAAGAAAGCCGAGGGTAGTGAGGGCAAGTCCTGCATGAGCTGCCATGGCGAGGCCGAGACCAGCATGAAGGGCGTCGGCGCCGCCATGCCGAAATGGGACGACAAGCTGAAGAAGCCGGTCAATCTCGAACAGCGCATCAACATCTGCCGCACCGAGCACATGAAGGCGGAGCCCTGGAAATTCAAATCCCAGGAACTGACCGACATGACGACGTTCGTGCGCTATCAGTCGCACGGCATGCCGGTGACGGTGAAGGCCGACGGCCCGATGTCGCCATGGTTCGAGCGCGGCAAGCAGATCTACTACACGCGGTTCGGCCAGCTCGATCTCGCCTGCGCCTCCTGTCACGAGCGCAACAACGGCAAGTTCATGCGCGCGGATTTTCTAAGCCAGGGCCAGACCAACGGCTTTCCGACCTACCGGCTGCGCGACCAGCGCCTGGTGCCGCTGCACGAGCGATTTGAGGGTTGCATGTTCGACGTGCGCGCCGAGCCGTTCAAGCCCTTGTCGGACGAGTTCCTTGCGCTCGAGCTCTACGTCGCCTGGCGGGGGATCGGATTGCCGGTCGAGACCCCCTCAGTGCGCAACTGAAGCGATGAGCTTGCAGGAGTATTTCGCATGATCTCACGGCGCGAATTCATCCAGGTGGCTGCGGCAACGGCGGCACTCTCGGCCGGTGTCGGCTCCGGCCTGGCCCGGGCGGTTGCCCAGCAGCGCCTGACCGAGAAGGAATTGCTGGCGTTCGAGCCGCTCGGCAACGTCACGCTGGTGCATGTGACCGACATTCACGGTCAGCTCATGCCGCTCTATTTCCGCGAACCGTCGACCAATCTCGGCGTCGGCGAAGCGAAGGGGCTGCCGCCGCACGTCACCGGAAAGGAGTTCCTCGCCCGCTTCGGTATCGCCCCGGGCTCGTCGGCGGCCTACGCTCTGACGTCGGAGGATTTCGAGGCGCTGGCCAAGAGCTACGGCCGGATCGGCGGTCTCGATCGTGCCGCCACCGTGATCAAGGCGATCCGCGCCGAGCGCGGCGACAAGGTCGCGCTGCTCGACGGCGGGGATACCTGGCAGGGTTCGTGGTCATCGCTGAAGACGCGCGGCCAGGACATGATCGACTGCATGGCGCTGCTCAAGCCCGACGCCATGACCGGCCATTGGGAGTTCACTTACGGCACCGAGCGCGTCAAGCAGGCGATCGAGGGACTCGGCTTCCCGTTTCTCGGCCTCAACATCCGCGACGCCGAATGGAACGAGGCGGCGTTCGATGCCTCGACCATGATCGAGCGCGGGGGCGTCAAGATCGCGGTGCTCGGCCAGGCCT encodes:
- the soxZ gene encoding thiosulfate oxidation carrier complex protein SoxZ; translated protein: MADKPRIKLPKEAAKGEVIQIKTLVSHVMESGQRKDAQGKTIPRKIINKFACEFNGKPVFSCVLEPAISANPYIQFDAKVDEAGTFKFSWTDDDGTVIAAEEKIALKA
- the soxX gene encoding sulfur oxidation c-type cytochrome SoxX; the protein is MRRSLAAAFALCLMVGTVYAQEPIKLDVVNDSLPKSLTSSPGNADAGKKVFLTRTLGNCLACHQVTSLKSEEFHGEFGPSLDGVAGRYSEAQLRLIVADPKRIFTDTVMPAFFKNDGLSRVRPEFVGKSILTASQVEDVIAFLKTLN
- the soxY gene encoding thiosulfate oxidation carrier protein SoxY — protein: MKAINRRQAFALGGGFVMLTLMPMAADAEVTNDAAKWIEKFTGGKTPAKGKISLDLPEIAENGNTVPLSINIESPMTAESYVKDVMIIADGNPNAGVASLSFTPLSGKAEASIRIRLATTQNVVAIAKMSDGSLFTEQKTVKVTIGGCGG
- a CDS encoding SoxW family protein codes for the protein MSLSRSTRRGFLALASSAALAAGRGVAVAEPALGDDGLYHEPWFLQSFLDLREDLESAAVNGKRLVIMWELRGCPYCRETHLVNFADAGIANYIRDNFEVLQLNLIGSRKVTDFDRQELSEKDLAQKYGIRFTPTFQFFPPSSSGIEAKDSMAREVARAPGYLKPQHFLAMFRFVRERAYERGSFKDFLASSG
- the soxA gene encoding sulfur oxidation c-type cytochrome SoxA, with amino-acid sequence MLQRYVGLAAAAVVFASVVTCASAQEAERKGIPAPPGHVFKTIISGYEFRSKETRALQDDDLENPGFLAVERAADVWKKAEGSEGKSCMSCHGEAETSMKGVGAAMPKWDDKLKKPVNLEQRINICRTEHMKAEPWKFKSQELTDMTTFVRYQSHGMPVTVKADGPMSPWFERGKQIYYTRFGQLDLACASCHERNNGKFMRADFLSQGQTNGFPTYRLRDQRLVPLHERFEGCMFDVRAEPFKPLSDEFLALELYVAWRGIGLPVETPSVRN